In Piliocolobus tephrosceles isolate RC106 chromosome 6, ASM277652v3, whole genome shotgun sequence, the following are encoded in one genomic region:
- the DMAC2L gene encoding ATP synthase subunit s, mitochondrial isoform X3: protein MVDYDRIRDVGPDRAASEWLLRCGAMVRYHGQERWQMDYNHLPTGPLDKYKIQAIDATNSCIMSIGFDHMEGLQHVEKIRLCKCHYIEDDCLLRLGQLENLQKSILEMEIISCGNVTDKGIIALRHLRNLKYLLLRDLPGVREKENLVQVFETALPSLELKLQLK from the exons AT GGTGGATTATGATCGCATCAGGGATGTTGGCCCTGACAGGGCGGCATCTGAGTGGTTGCTGCGCTGTGGGGCCATGGTGCGCTACCATGGCCAGGAGAGGTGGCAGATGGATTACAACCACCTTCCAACAGGCCCTCTGGACAAATACAAGATTCAGGCTATTGACGCCACCAACTCTTGTATCATGAGCATTGGATTTGATCACATGG AGGGCCTACAGCATGTTGAAAAAATAAGGCTGTGCAAGTGTCATTATATCGAGGATGACTGTTTGCTGAGACTTGGTCAACTtgaaaatttacagaaaagcatattggaaatggaaataatatcctGTGGGAATGTCACAGACAAAGGCATCATTGCTTTGCGTCATTTAAG aaacctcaaatatttgttgttaaGGGATCTTCCCGgagtaagagaaaaagaaaatcttgtccAAGTCTTTGAGACAGCACTGCCTTCTCTGGAACTAAAATTACAATTGAAGTAA
- the DMAC2L gene encoding ATP synthase subunit s, mitochondrial isoform X2, protein MMLFGKVSQQLCGIKKLPWSCDSRYFWGWLNAVFNKVDYDRIRDVGPDRAASEWLLRCGAMVRYHGQERWQMDYNHLPTGPLDKYKIQAIDATNSCIMSIGFDHMEGLQHVEKIRLCKCHYIEDDCLLRLGQLENLQKSILEMEIISCGNVTDKGIIALRHLRNLKYLLLRDLPGVREKENLVQVFETALPSLELKLQLK, encoded by the exons ATGATGCTGTTTGGAAAAGTTTCCCAGCAGTTGTGTGGCATAAAGAAACTCCCATGGTCATGTGATTCCAGATACTTCTGGGGCTGGTTGAATGCAGTGTTTAATAA GGTGGATTATGATCGCATCAGGGATGTTGGCCCTGACAGGGCGGCATCTGAGTGGTTGCTGCGCTGTGGGGCCATGGTGCGCTACCATGGCCAGGAGAGGTGGCAGATGGATTACAACCACCTTCCAACAGGCCCTCTGGACAAATACAAGATTCAGGCTATTGACGCCACCAACTCTTGTATCATGAGCATTGGATTTGATCACATGG AGGGCCTACAGCATGTTGAAAAAATAAGGCTGTGCAAGTGTCATTATATCGAGGATGACTGTTTGCTGAGACTTGGTCAACTtgaaaatttacagaaaagcatattggaaatggaaataatatcctGTGGGAATGTCACAGACAAAGGCATCATTGCTTTGCGTCATTTAAG aaacctcaaatatttgttgttaaGGGATCTTCCCGgagtaagagaaaaagaaaatcttgtccAAGTCTTTGAGACAGCACTGCCTTCTCTGGAACTAAAATTACAATTGAAGTAA
- the DMAC2L gene encoding ATP synthase subunit s, mitochondrial isoform X1, with protein MCCAGSEQRLTCADQMMLFGKVSQQLCGIKKLPWSCDSRYFWGWLNAVFNKVDYDRIRDVGPDRAASEWLLRCGAMVRYHGQERWQMDYNHLPTGPLDKYKIQAIDATNSCIMSIGFDHMEGLQHVEKIRLCKCHYIEDDCLLRLGQLENLQKSILEMEIISCGNVTDKGIIALRHLRNLKYLLLRDLPGVREKENLVQVFETALPSLELKLQLK; from the exons ATCAAATGATGCTGTTTGGAAAAGTTTCCCAGCAGTTGTGTGGCATAAAGAAACTCCCATGGTCATGTGATTCCAGATACTTCTGGGGCTGGTTGAATGCAGTGTTTAATAA GGTGGATTATGATCGCATCAGGGATGTTGGCCCTGACAGGGCGGCATCTGAGTGGTTGCTGCGCTGTGGGGCCATGGTGCGCTACCATGGCCAGGAGAGGTGGCAGATGGATTACAACCACCTTCCAACAGGCCCTCTGGACAAATACAAGATTCAGGCTATTGACGCCACCAACTCTTGTATCATGAGCATTGGATTTGATCACATGG AGGGCCTACAGCATGTTGAAAAAATAAGGCTGTGCAAGTGTCATTATATCGAGGATGACTGTTTGCTGAGACTTGGTCAACTtgaaaatttacagaaaagcatattggaaatggaaataatatcctGTGGGAATGTCACAGACAAAGGCATCATTGCTTTGCGTCATTTAAG aaacctcaaatatttgttgttaaGGGATCTTCCCGgagtaagagaaaaagaaaatcttgtccAAGTCTTTGAGACAGCACTGCCTTCTCTGGAACTAAAATTACAATTGAAGTAA